From Desulfobaccales bacterium, the proteins below share one genomic window:
- the gltX gene encoding glutamate--tRNA ligase → MTEVRTRFSPSPTGALHLGGAHTALFNWLIARHYRGTFILRIEDTDKERSKAQFVTEILDAMTWLGLDWDEGPYRQSERLPIYHEYIQRLVERDAAYYCNCPPQDLEARRKAALARGEKPKYDGHCRDLKLPAGPNTAVRFKTPQTGVTHWDDQIKGPIAFDNQELDDLVVQRADGIPTYNFAVVVDDITMGVTQVIRGEDHIPNTPRQLVIYEALGIAPPLFAHMPLMLGKDRAKLSKRHGAVSVTAYREQGYLPQALVNYLARLGWSHGDQEIFSRDELIKYFSLDHVTTSPGVFDEEKLQWLNSHYFKELPPLELARELTPFLHYLSEAPDQEYLGRVVTTLSARSKTLVEMAEAARFYFQDPRPYDAKATQKFLTPTAVPNIREIAARLTQLPEVNEAALSQLFADLGQATGLKMVNLAQPVRVALTGKTASPGLFEIINILGRDETLRRLENAIEFVERGGA, encoded by the coding sequence ATGACCGAAGTGCGTACCCGTTTTTCTCCCAGCCCCACCGGCGCCCTCCATCTGGGCGGCGCTCATACGGCGCTGTTCAACTGGCTCATTGCCCGGCATTATCGCGGGACGTTCATCCTGCGCATCGAAGACACGGACAAAGAACGTTCTAAGGCGCAGTTCGTTACCGAGATTCTTGACGCCATGACCTGGCTGGGTCTTGATTGGGATGAAGGCCCCTATCGGCAGTCGGAAAGACTGCCGATCTATCACGAATATATCCAGCGGTTGGTCGAGCGGGACGCCGCCTATTACTGCAACTGCCCGCCCCAAGATTTGGAGGCCCGCCGCAAAGCCGCCCTGGCCCGGGGCGAAAAACCCAAGTATGACGGCCACTGCCGGGACCTCAAGCTGCCCGCGGGCCCGAATACCGCGGTGCGGTTCAAGACGCCTCAGACCGGCGTCACCCATTGGGATGATCAGATCAAAGGCCCCATCGCTTTTGACAATCAGGAGTTGGACGACCTGGTGGTCCAAAGGGCCGACGGCATTCCCACCTATAATTTCGCGGTGGTGGTGGATGACATCACCATGGGCGTCACCCAGGTTATCCGGGGGGAGGACCACATCCCCAATACCCCGCGGCAACTCGTCATCTATGAAGCCCTGGGGATCGCGCCGCCTCTGTTCGCCCACATGCCCCTGATGTTGGGCAAAGACCGGGCCAAGCTATCCAAGCGCCACGGCGCGGTGTCGGTCACGGCCTACCGGGAGCAGGGTTACTTGCCCCAGGCCCTGGTGAACTACCTGGCCCGGCTGGGCTGGTCCCACGGCGACCAGGAAATCTTTTCCCGGGACGAACTCATCAAATACTTTAGCCTGGACCACGTGACCACATCCCCGGGGGTTTTTGATGAAGAAAAGCTCCAGTGGCTCAACAGCCACTATTTCAAGGAGCTGCCTCCCCTTGAGTTGGCCAGGGAGCTGACCCCGTTCCTGCACTATTTGAGCGAGGCGCCGGACCAGGAGTACCTGGGCCGGGTGGTGACCACCCTGAGCGCCCGGAGCAAGACCCTGGTGGAGATGGCGGAAGCGGCCCGTTTTTATTTTCAGGACCCCCGGCCCTATGATGCCAAGGCCACCCAGAAGTTCCTCACCCCGACTGCGGTTCCCAACATCCGGGAGATCGCGGCGCGGCTGACCCAACTGCCGGAGGTCAACGAAGCGGCTTTGAGTCAGTTGTTCGCCGACCTTGGCCAAGCGACCGGGCTAAAGATGGTCAATCTGGCCCAGCCGGTGCGCGTGGCCCTGACGGGCAAGACGGCCAGTCCCGGGCTCTTTGAAATCATCAATATCCTGGGCCGCGACGAGACCTTGCGGCGGCTTGAGAACGCCATCGAGTTTGTGGAACGGGGTGGCGCGTAA
- a CDS encoding cation:proton antiporter, whose product METKLIIDIILILLVAWLLGDLFQRLRLPRLLGELLGGLLLGPPLLGWVQPHEGLTILADLGVFFLMFYSGMEMDPRKLLEQFWISLAVAVGGFILPFAVGYGVAVLYGATTFQALIIGMGLSITAIAVQTRVLQELEIHHSKVGHIIIGAAIVDDILALVTFSVLTNLAKTGSVDPFSLLIMIGKVAAFFGCTILVGQFVLPPLTRRIKDREAKGFTFALLIALIMGYLAEMVGLHIIIGAFLAGQFVRQEVIEPELYHKLHDRFFNIIYGFLGPIFFVSLSFEVTLDLPAHDWFLLAAVVGVAIFGKVVGCGLPVLFFRRSWREALVIGLGMNGRGEVALIVAKEILLLSSVLLANGMIGSPLLTEAQFTILILMAFITTLITPISLRLTVPRVCADSDQDFCHLWRNSPLN is encoded by the coding sequence ATGGAAACCAAGCTAATCATCGATATCATCTTGATCTTGCTGGTGGCCTGGCTGCTGGGGGACCTCTTCCAGCGGCTGCGCCTGCCCCGGCTCTTGGGAGAGTTGTTGGGTGGCCTGCTCCTGGGGCCGCCCCTCCTGGGTTGGGTCCAGCCCCATGAAGGTTTGACCATTCTGGCGGATCTGGGCGTTTTCTTCCTGATGTTTTACTCCGGCATGGAGATGGACCCTCGCAAGCTTCTGGAACAATTCTGGATTTCCCTGGCAGTGGCGGTGGGGGGCTTCATCCTGCCCTTTGCGGTGGGATATGGCGTGGCTGTCCTGTACGGAGCCACCACCTTCCAAGCGCTCATTATCGGCATGGGACTGTCAATCACGGCCATTGCGGTGCAGACCCGGGTCCTCCAGGAATTGGAGATCCACCATTCCAAGGTGGGCCATATCATCATCGGGGCAGCTATCGTGGACGACATCCTGGCCCTGGTAACATTTTCAGTGCTTACCAACCTGGCCAAAACCGGCTCCGTAGACCCCTTCAGCCTCCTGATAATGATTGGCAAAGTGGCGGCCTTTTTCGGCTGTACCATCCTGGTGGGCCAGTTCGTGCTGCCCCCGCTCACTCGACGTATCAAGGATCGGGAGGCCAAAGGGTTTACCTTCGCGCTGTTGATAGCGTTGATCATGGGTTACCTGGCAGAAATGGTGGGCCTCCACATCATCATCGGGGCCTTCCTGGCCGGGCAGTTCGTCCGCCAGGAAGTGATCGAACCAGAACTTTATCACAAGCTGCATGACCGTTTCTTCAATATTATTTATGGCTTCCTGGGACCGATATTCTTCGTGAGTCTGTCGTTTGAGGTCACCCTCGATCTCCCGGCCCATGACTGGTTCCTTCTGGCCGCGGTGGTGGGGGTGGCCATCTTCGGCAAGGTGGTGGGTTGCGGACTGCCAGTCCTGTTTTTCCGGCGGAGTTGGCGGGAAGCCCTGGTCATCGGCCTGGGCATGAATGGGCGGGGCGAGGTGGCGCTCATCGTCGCCAAAGAGATCCTCCTGTTGAGCTCCGTCCTCCTGGCCAATGGGATGATCGGTTCGCCTTTGCTCACCGAAGCCCAATTCACCATCCTCATCCTCATGGCCTTCATCACCACGCTTATCACCCCGATATCCTTGAGGCTAACGGTACCGCGGGTCTGCGCCGACTCCGACCAGGATTTCTGCCATCTCTGGCGCAATTCTCCACTGAACTGA
- a CDS encoding PAS domain-containing sensor histidine kinase produces MPKAKHANSTRSHDWSHFLIQKTPGAVITADTQGRITEFNPAAERMTGFSRAEALGRDTGEILHFQGGEANFPLNQVWGGKLEVTEELIMHSRSGQEVPVMISSFALRDERGAIYGGAVIIRDLTLVKRLETERRHLVNMFAHDLKTPVVGTAGLIRRLLQGKLGELSPPQINYLQTVDRELHHLEELITRFLEFARLDLRIMIPQPQDLDVAGECQEVVTLLMPLAEAKDITLSINLPPGIPTLKADPYLFRRVLENLIGNAIKYSPSGSTVWLNAQVEDPAVRFAVKDQGPGISPDDLSHLFESFYRGQGVANIPGFGLGLATVKRIIDAHGGRIWVDTSPGHGSAFYFTIPLETQNTPSK; encoded by the coding sequence ATGCCCAAAGCAAAGCACGCTAACTCGACCAGGTCTCACGATTGGTCCCACTTTCTGATTCAGAAAACCCCGGGCGCAGTGATTACTGCGGATACCCAGGGCCGGATTACGGAATTTAACCCCGCCGCCGAGAGGATGACCGGGTTTAGCCGGGCGGAAGCCCTGGGCCGAGACACCGGGGAAATTTTGCACTTTCAGGGAGGCGAAGCTAATTTCCCCTTAAACCAGGTCTGGGGGGGTAAGCTTGAGGTAACCGAGGAACTCATCATGCACAGCCGTTCGGGCCAGGAAGTGCCGGTGATGATCAGTTCCTTTGCGCTGAGGGACGAGCGCGGGGCGATCTACGGCGGGGCCGTCATCATTCGGGACCTGACCCTCGTAAAACGCCTGGAGACCGAGCGCCGGCATCTGGTCAACATGTTCGCCCATGACCTGAAAACCCCGGTCGTGGGCACCGCGGGCCTGATCCGACGCCTGCTCCAGGGCAAGTTGGGGGAGCTATCACCCCCGCAAATCAACTACCTCCAGACCGTCGACCGGGAACTGCACCACCTGGAAGAACTCATCACCCGGTTTTTGGAATTCGCCCGCCTGGACCTGCGGATTATGATCCCGCAGCCCCAGGACCTGGACGTGGCCGGCGAGTGCCAGGAGGTCGTCACCCTGCTTATGCCCCTGGCGGAAGCCAAAGACATCACCCTCTCAATAAATCTTCCTCCTGGGATTCCCACCCTGAAGGCCGACCCGTACCTGTTCCGCCGGGTTTTGGAAAACCTCATCGGCAATGCCATCAAGTATAGTCCCTCGGGCAGCACGGTCTGGCTTAACGCCCAGGTCGAGGACCCAGCCGTCCGCTTCGCCGTGAAAGATCAAGGTCCCGGCATCTCGCCTGACGACCTGTCTCATCTCTTTGAAAGCTTTTACCGGGGCCAGGGGGTGGCAAACATTCCGGGCTTCGGCCTGGGGCTGGCTACGGTCAAGCGGATCATCGACGCCCACGGTGGCCGAATCTGGGTGGATACTTCCCCGGGACACGGCAGCGCCTTCTACTTTACCATTCCTTTAGAGACCCAGAATACCCCATCAAAATAA
- a CDS encoding FAD-dependent oxidoreductase — MADPLKIVIVGGVAAGPKAAARARRLDPQASITILEKGDYISYSACGLPFLISGEIPDVKHLLASPVGVMRDVEYFRKVKDINFLTGKEVLAIDRAAKAVKVRDLATSQEETYPYDKLVLATGALPVRPKVPGIDVENVFVIRQPRDGLAIMAALEEHKPRRAALIGAGAIGLEVAEALVDWGVEVTVVEAMDQVFPGLLDFEMGALLKRHLESKGVKVLTGEAATSLGSDEDGHLNRVYTSKGEFPAELAVVAVGVRPNVELARAAGLAIGETGAIQVDREQRTSDPDIYAGGDCAETYHRLLNRPVVVSSGQQANIQGRIIGTNLTGGHLAYQGMVGTAVARVFDYTVGATGLTEAAAKQAGFEVATVLVPGLDHAHYLPDAQFVGLKMVADQVTGIVLGLQVVGPGDGAKRLDVAAAAITLGATVEDFTQFNLGYSPPYSVAIDLLVNAAQVMQNKLTGVAQSVSPLEVQALTDRGEDFMLLDVRTPGEFKRERLKHPKAFAMPLARLRDKAHTLPKDKLYIPFCQQSLRGYEAEKILEGLGFKNVKFMDGGVTHWPFELERGKGEKE, encoded by the coding sequence ATGGCAGATCCCTTGAAAATTGTGATAGTGGGCGGTGTGGCCGCGGGCCCCAAAGCCGCCGCGAGAGCCCGGCGCTTAGATCCCCAGGCTTCCATCACCATCCTGGAGAAAGGCGATTACATCTCTTACTCCGCTTGTGGCTTGCCCTTCCTGATTTCCGGCGAAATCCCGGACGTCAAGCATCTGTTGGCCTCACCTGTGGGGGTGATGCGGGATGTGGAATATTTCCGCAAGGTGAAGGACATCAACTTCCTCACCGGCAAAGAAGTGCTGGCCATTGACCGCGCCGCCAAAGCAGTCAAAGTCCGGGACCTGGCTACTTCCCAGGAGGAAACCTATCCGTACGACAAGCTGGTGCTGGCCACCGGCGCGCTGCCGGTCCGGCCGAAAGTGCCGGGGATCGATGTGGAAAACGTCTTCGTGATCCGCCAGCCCCGGGACGGCCTGGCCATCATGGCCGCGTTGGAGGAGCACAAACCTCGGCGCGCCGCCCTGATCGGAGCCGGCGCCATCGGCCTGGAAGTGGCCGAAGCCCTGGTGGACTGGGGTGTGGAGGTCACGGTGGTCGAAGCTATGGACCAAGTCTTCCCCGGCTTGCTGGACTTCGAGATGGGGGCGCTGTTAAAAAGACACCTGGAAAGTAAAGGAGTTAAGGTGCTCACCGGGGAGGCGGCCACCAGTCTCGGCAGTGACGAGGACGGCCACCTGAACCGGGTCTATACCTCCAAGGGCGAGTTCCCCGCGGAACTGGCGGTGGTGGCGGTGGGGGTGCGGCCCAACGTGGAGTTGGCCCGGGCCGCGGGCCTGGCCATCGGGGAGACCGGGGCCATCCAGGTGGACCGGGAACAGCGCACCTCGGACCCGGACATCTATGCCGGCGGCGATTGCGCCGAAACCTACCATCGCCTCCTCAACCGGCCGGTGGTAGTATCATCCGGACAACAAGCCAACATCCAAGGGCGGATTATCGGCACCAACCTCACTGGCGGCCACTTGGCCTATCAGGGCATGGTGGGAACCGCGGTGGCTAGGGTCTTTGACTATACCGTGGGCGCTACGGGCTTGACCGAGGCCGCGGCCAAACAGGCCGGCTTCGAGGTTGCGACCGTCCTGGTTCCGGGCCTGGACCACGCCCATTACCTCCCCGACGCGCAGTTCGTGGGTCTTAAAATGGTGGCTGACCAGGTCACCGGCATAGTGTTGGGGCTCCAGGTGGTGGGACCTGGGGACGGCGCCAAGCGCCTGGATGTGGCCGCCGCGGCCATCACCCTGGGGGCAACGGTGGAAGATTTCACCCAATTCAACCTGGGGTATTCGCCCCCATATTCCGTGGCCATCGACCTGTTGGTCAATGCCGCCCAGGTGATGCAAAACAAGCTCACCGGCGTGGCCCAGAGCGTTTCACCCCTGGAAGTCCAGGCCCTCACTGACCGGGGTGAAGATTTCATGCTCCTGGACGTTCGCACCCCGGGTGAGTTCAAGCGCGAGCGCCTCAAGCATCCGAAAGCCTTTGCCATGCCCCTGGCCCGCCTCCGGGACAAAGCCCACACGTTGCCCAAAGACAAGTTGTATATCCCTTTCTGCCAGCAGAGCCTAAGGGGCTATGAAGCGGAAAAAATCCTGGAGGGTCTGGGCTTTAAGAACGTGAAGTTCATGGATGGCGGCGTGACCCATTGGCCCTTTGAGTTGGAGCGCGGCAAGGGCGAAAAAGAGTAA
- the prfA gene encoding peptide chain release factor 1 has product MYMLTDRLESLENRYQELETALTDPEVIKNQDLYHKSRKELSELAPVIQTFRRFQQVEKELAENQTLLKEEADEELKAYAREEIQVLKDQAAKLEEDLQSLMLPKDPLDDKNVILEIRAGTGGDEAALFAADLFRMYTRLAERKRWKMEILSHSATGGGGFKEIIASISGDKVYSQLKYESGVHRVQRVPATESQGRIHTSAVTVAVLPEAEEVDVQISPEELRIDVFRSSGPGGQSVNTTDSAVRITHLPTGLVVSCQDEKSQHKNKAKGLKVLRSRLLDLMQHEQQQQIAQERKSMVGTGDRSERIRTYNFPQGRITDHRIGLTLYKLEDRLDGDLEELIQGLLAYYRTQALAQG; this is encoded by the coding sequence ATTTATATGCTTACCGATCGCTTAGAATCCCTGGAAAATCGTTACCAGGAACTGGAAACCGCGCTGACCGATCCCGAGGTCATCAAGAACCAGGACCTGTATCATAAGTCCCGTAAAGAACTTTCCGAACTGGCGCCGGTGATCCAGACCTTCCGGCGCTTTCAGCAGGTCGAAAAAGAACTGGCGGAGAACCAGACCCTGCTGAAGGAAGAGGCGGATGAAGAACTGAAGGCCTACGCCCGGGAGGAGATTCAGGTCCTCAAGGACCAGGCCGCCAAGTTAGAAGAAGATCTCCAGTCTCTGATGCTGCCCAAGGACCCCCTGGATGACAAGAACGTCATTTTGGAGATCCGGGCCGGCACCGGGGGTGATGAAGCGGCGCTGTTTGCTGCGGACCTCTTCCGGATGTACACCCGCCTGGCGGAGCGCAAACGCTGGAAAATGGAGATTCTGAGCCATTCGGCCACCGGGGGCGGGGGATTCAAAGAAATTATCGCCTCCATCTCCGGCGATAAAGTATACAGCCAGCTCAAATATGAGAGCGGGGTGCACCGGGTCCAGCGGGTCCCGGCCACGGAATCCCAAGGACGCATCCATACCTCCGCGGTGACGGTGGCCGTGCTCCCCGAAGCCGAAGAGGTGGACGTGCAGATCAGCCCGGAAGAACTGCGCATCGATGTCTTCCGGTCCTCCGGCCCCGGCGGCCAGAGCGTCAACACTACTGATTCTGCGGTGCGGATCACCCACCTGCCCACCGGCTTGGTGGTTTCCTGCCAGGATGAAAAGTCTCAGCACAAAAACAAAGCCAAGGGCTTGAAAGTCCTGCGCTCCCGGTTGCTGGACCTCATGCAGCATGAACAGCAGCAGCAGATCGCCCAGGAACGCAAAAGCATGGTGGGCACCGGGGACCGGAGCGAACGCATCCGCACCTATAATTTCCCCCAGGGCCGGATCACCGACCACCGCATCGGACTGACCCTCTACAAGCTGGAGGACAGGCTGGACGGGGACCTGGAGGAGCTCATCCAGGGCTTGCTCGCTTACTACCGGACCCAGGCCCTGGCGCAGGGATAA
- a CDS encoding methionyl-tRNA formyltransferase, whose protein sequence is MRIAVIGQAAFGADVLKGLIERGQEVVGVFCPPDRGSKVDPIKDAAQAAGIPVFQPPRMKDPQAYDQMVSINPDLAVLAFVTDIVPGKVLGVPKLGSICYHPSILPKCRGASAINWAVINGEAVSGLTIFWVDEGIDTGDILLQKKVEIGPNETTGEVYFNKLYPMGVQACLEAVDLVAQGKAPRIPQDHSLGTYDPPCDEKVAALNWNQPGRKVFDFIRGCDPQPGATTTFKGEQVKLYNAAYLMADHAAQPGEILEVTDKGLKVAVSGAALFITRFRTKDLGKVKAPDFINAKKPQAGDRFGAPAVMRCC, encoded by the coding sequence ATGCGTATCGCCGTAATCGGCCAGGCAGCCTTTGGTGCGGACGTCTTAAAAGGGTTAATTGAGCGGGGCCAAGAAGTCGTGGGCGTCTTTTGCCCCCCGGACCGGGGCAGCAAGGTCGATCCCATCAAAGACGCGGCCCAGGCGGCCGGGATTCCCGTATTCCAGCCACCCCGCATGAAAGACCCCCAGGCCTACGATCAGATGGTCTCTATCAATCCCGACCTGGCGGTCCTGGCCTTCGTTACCGATATAGTTCCCGGCAAAGTTCTGGGCGTTCCCAAACTCGGGTCCATCTGCTACCACCCTTCCATTCTCCCCAAATGCCGGGGCGCGTCGGCCATCAACTGGGCCGTGATCAACGGCGAGGCGGTAAGTGGGCTCACCATTTTTTGGGTGGATGAAGGCATCGACACCGGCGACATCCTGCTTCAGAAGAAGGTGGAGATCGGACCCAACGAAACCACCGGCGAGGTTTACTTCAACAAACTTTACCCCATGGGGGTGCAGGCCTGTTTGGAGGCGGTGGATCTGGTGGCCCAGGGCAAGGCGCCCCGGATACCCCAAGATCACTCTTTAGGCACCTATGACCCCCCCTGCGATGAGAAAGTGGCGGCCCTCAACTGGAACCAGCCGGGCCGCAAGGTTTTCGACTTCATCCGGGGCTGCGATCCTCAACCGGGCGCCACCACCACGTTCAAGGGCGAGCAGGTCAAGCTCTATAATGCCGCATATCTCATGGCGGACCATGCCGCCCAGCCTGGGGAGATTCTGGAAGTCACGGACAAAGGCCTCAAGGTGGCAGTAAGCGGGGCTGCACTCTTCATCACCCGCTTCCGCACTAAAGACCTGGGCAAGGTCAAGGCGCCGGATTTTATCAATGCTAAAAAGCCCCAAGCCGGCGACCGCTTCGGCGCGCCGGCTGTAATGCGGTGCTGTTGA
- a CDS encoding histone deacetylase, whose protein sequence is MKKIGIYYHPSFSRKSYMTVGNRLRDFPEALDSLLTKPNVRLIQAPRVANDLVTKVHDPEMLTMVAMDGMCSTAYESVGSVVAGMTDLAKGEVDRAFCFIGAGGHHAGYRQFWGACCFNDVVIALTHTRESSRWRRFAIVDTDAHHGDGTRQLVREDPEVLHLCFCGTNFKSADGTKVDVNVHRPDFREDPDAHYIDLVRQNLPLITAFKPDLLIWYYGFDTHRDDYGSIGLTETAYFAICDLMLAASEEMGVPLQVVLAGGSMSHLATATIPEIIRRLADG, encoded by the coding sequence ATGAAGAAGATCGGCATTTACTACCACCCGAGCTTCAGCCGCAAGAGTTACATGACCGTGGGCAACCGGCTGCGGGACTTTCCTGAGGCCCTGGATTCGCTGCTGACCAAGCCCAACGTGCGTCTCATCCAGGCGCCCCGGGTAGCCAACGATTTGGTCACCAAGGTGCACGACCCGGAGATGCTGACCATGGTGGCCATGGACGGCATGTGTTCCACGGCTTATGAGTCCGTGGGCTCGGTGGTGGCCGGCATGACGGATCTGGCCAAGGGTGAGGTTGACCGGGCGTTCTGCTTCATCGGCGCGGGCGGCCACCACGCAGGTTATCGCCAATTCTGGGGGGCCTGCTGTTTCAACGACGTGGTCATCGCCCTGACCCATACCCGGGAAAGCAGTAGATGGCGGCGCTTTGCCATTGTGGACACCGATGCTCACCACGGCGACGGCACCCGCCAGTTGGTGCGAGAGGACCCCGAGGTCTTGCACCTGTGCTTCTGCGGCACCAATTTTAAAAGCGCTGACGGCACCAAGGTCGATGTCAATGTCCATCGCCCTGACTTTCGGGAAGACCCTGATGCCCACTATATTGACCTGGTGCGGCAGAACCTGCCTTTGATCACTGCCTTCAAGCCGGACCTGCTCATCTGGTACTACGGCTTCGACACCCACCGGGACGACTACGGTTCCATAGGACTTACCGAAACGGCCTATTTCGCCATCTGCGACCTGATGCTGGCGGCCTCCGAGGAGATGGGCGTTCCGCTCCAGGTGGTCCTGGCCGGCGGCTCCATGTCCCATCTGGCCACGGCCACCATCCCCGAAATCATCCGCCGCCTGGCGGATGGGTAG
- a CDS encoding HemK/PrmC family methyltransferase: MAEPQTAWTILELLRWTTEYFRAKGVSEPRASAEVLLAHTLGISRLDLYLRYDQPLNAAELARFKALVVRRRQGEPVAYLTGHREFWSLDFQVTPAVLIPRPETETLVAAAVEVAKDNVGAGLKPAPTGEPEQSLEERGQEQKPPRLETDTKNESSWGLEIGVGSGAVVVALAKELPEINWIGVDISAAALAVAWDNARRHGVLDRVHLFKSDLLSAFKPQPSFDVLVANLPYVPQPEWEQLPRDIKDFEPRQALLAGKDGLDLIRPLVRQAHQYIKAGGWMLLEVGDRQAEKVEGLIQQSGAYDRVESIKDFSGIERVVRARRRDGAG, encoded by the coding sequence ATGGCCGAACCCCAAACCGCCTGGACCATCCTGGAACTTCTTCGGTGGACCACTGAATATTTCCGCGCTAAAGGGGTCTCGGAGCCCCGGGCTTCCGCCGAAGTGCTCCTCGCCCACACCTTAGGCATTAGCCGCCTGGACCTCTATCTGCGTTACGATCAGCCCCTCAATGCGGCAGAACTGGCGCGCTTCAAGGCTCTGGTGGTCCGGCGCCGGCAGGGTGAGCCCGTGGCCTATCTCACCGGGCACCGGGAATTCTGGTCTCTTGACTTTCAGGTGACCCCGGCGGTACTGATCCCCCGCCCTGAAACCGAAACCCTGGTGGCCGCGGCCGTGGAGGTCGCGAAAGATAATGTAGGGGCGGGTTTGAAACCCGCCCCTACCGGAGAGCCAGAGCAATCACTGGAGGAAAGGGGACAGGAGCAAAAGCCTCCACGTCTTGAAACAGACACAAAGAACGAATCCTCCTGGGGTTTAGAAATCGGTGTCGGCAGCGGCGCGGTGGTCGTCGCTCTGGCTAAAGAACTGCCGGAGATTAATTGGATAGGGGTGGATATCTCGGCTGCGGCCCTGGCTGTGGCATGGGACAATGCCCGGCGCCATGGGGTGCTCGACCGGGTTCATCTGTTTAAGAGCGATCTGCTCAGTGCATTCAAGCCCCAGCCGTCATTTGACGTGCTGGTGGCTAATCTGCCCTACGTGCCCCAGCCGGAATGGGAGCAACTGCCACGAGATATTAAAGACTTTGAACCACGACAAGCCTTATTGGCGGGAAAAGACGGTTTGGACCTGATCCGGCCCTTAGTTCGGCAGGCACACCAGTATATTAAAGCAGGAGGCTGGATGCTCCTGGAGGTAGGGGATCGGCAGGCGGAAAAAGTCGAGGGGTTAATCCAACAGAGCGGCGCCTATGACCGCGTGGAGAGCATTAAGGATTTCAGTGGGATAGAGCGGGTGGTGCGGGCACGGCGCCGGGATGGAGCCGGTTAA
- a CDS encoding SRPBCC domain-containing protein, whose product MDKSKNDLIIIRVFDAPRERVWKTWTDPEMFRKWWGPQGFTSPVAKFDLKVGGKYLNCMRSPEDKDYWSTGIYREIMEPERLVMTDSFADKEGNVVPATHYGLSADFPMEMQISVRLEEQAGKTKLTLKHSGTAGINEKDRSDMEQGWSQSFDKLAQLLTKE is encoded by the coding sequence ATGGATAAAAGCAAAAATGACCTAATCATCATTCGCGTGTTTGATGCGCCCCGGGAACGCGTGTGGAAGACATGGACAGATCCCGAGATGTTCAGGAAGTGGTGGGGACCGCAAGGCTTCACGTCTCCTGTTGCGAAGTTCGATCTCAAAGTGGGCGGGAAGTACCTGAACTGCATGCGTTCGCCAGAGGACAAGGACTATTGGAGCACCGGTATCTACCGCGAAATCATGGAGCCGGAGCGACTTGTCATGACCGATTCCTTCGCGGACAAAGAGGGCAACGTGGTTCCGGCAACCCACTACGGATTGAGTGCGGATTTTCCGATGGAGATGCAGATAAGCGTAAGGCTCGAAGAACAGGCAGGAAAAACCAAGCTCACCCTGAAGCATTCCGGAACCGCCGGTATCAATGAAAAAGACCGCTCCGATATGGAGCAAGGCTGGAGCCAGTCTTTCGATAAGTTGGCGCAATTACTGACTAAAGAATGA